In the genome of Triticum urartu cultivar G1812 chromosome 5, Tu2.1, whole genome shotgun sequence, one region contains:
- the LOC125510621 gene encoding EEF1A lysine methyltransferase 1, whose protein sequence is MASGAEEEGRERREAGEEEEEYDEERPQLSAAAAGALREFLEEQRRQERDEGEKGGGEGVELVAEDWRLSQFWYDEGTARGLAEEVARLASGLPAGGAAVACVACPTLYAYLRKSSPDVPARLLEYDERFGQYGDDFAFYDYNQPEALPPAMKHAFQIVVADPPYLSQECLEKVAKTVSFLARPQGSFLLLLTGEVQKDRALELLNVRPCGFKPQHSNKLGNVFRLFTNYDPVDRLGGWDQSDGAPI, encoded by the exons ATGGCGAGCGGCGCGGAGgaggaggggagagagaggcgggaggccggggaggaggaggaggaataCGACGAGGAGCGGCCGCAGCtgagcgcggcggcggcgggggcgctGCGGGAGTTCCTGGAGGAGCAGCGACGGCAGGAGCGGGACgaaggggaaaaggggggaggagaagggGTGGAGCTGGTGGCGGAGGACTGGCGGCTGAGCCAGTTCTGGTACGACGAGGGCACGGCGCGGGGGCTGGCCGAGGAGGTCGCCCGCCTCGCCTCCGGCCTGCCTGCCGGCGGCGCCGCCGTGGCCTGCGTCGCGTGCCCCACGCTCTACGCCTACCTCAGGAAGAGCAGCCCGGATGTGCCCGCGCGGCTGCTCGAGTACGACGAGCGGTTCGGGCAGTACGGCGACGACTTCGCCTTCTACGACTACAACCAGCCGGAGGCGCTGCCGCCCGCCATGAAGCACGCCTTCCAGATCGTCGTCGCAGACCCTCCTTACCTG AGTCAGGAGTGCTTGGAGAAGGTTGCCAAGACGGTCTCCTTCCTCGCACGGCCTCAAGGCTCATTCCTGCTGTTACTCACAG GCGAAGTTCAGAAGGACCGCGCGCTGGAGCTCTTAAACGTGCGCCCCTGCGGTTTCAAGCCTCAGCACTCGAACAAACTGGGGAATGTGTTCCGGCTGTTCACGAATTATGACCCGGTAGACAGACTTGGTGGCTGGGATCAGAGCGATGGCGCCCCCATTTAG
- the LOC125510622 gene encoding universal stress protein A-like protein isoform X2 — MWSIQAAIARHQAGLTASELVVMEESTGQAAAAASDVAPGAGGAEAAGGMKVVVAVDASEESLHALSWALDNVVRLHPGASVAVVHAQHSVDHFVYPVAAHGLAYAPPTALDSMRRAQEENSRRAVARALDVCRQKQASATAAVVEGDPKEAICEAVEEMRADLLVLGSRGLGMVKRALLGSVSDYLAHHACCPVLIVKPPNKAHHK; from the exons ATGTGGTCGATCCAGGCAGCGATCGCTAGGCACCAAGCCGGTCTCACCGCGAGCGAGCTCGTCGTCATGGAGGAGAGCACTGGTCAGGCCGCGGCGGCGGCCAGCGACGTGGCGCCTGGGGCCGGAGGCGCGGAGGCTGCGGGCGGGATgaaggtggtggtggcggtggacgCGAGCGAGGAGAGCCTGCACGCGCTGTCGTGGGCGCTCGACAACGTCGTCCGCCTCCACCCCGGCGCGTCCGTCGCCGTCGTCCACGCCCAGCACAGCGTCGACCACTTCGTCTACCCCGTCGCCGCCCACG GCCTGGCCTACGCCCCGCCGACGGCGTTGGACTCCATgcggagggcgcaggaggagaaCTCCCGGAGGGCGGTGGCCCGCGCGCTGGACGTGTGCAGGCAGAAGCAGGCGAGCGCcacggcggcggtggtggagggCGACCCCAAGGAGGCCATCTGCGAGGCCGTGGAGGAGATGCGCGCCGACCTGCTCGTCCTCGGCAGCCGCGGCCTCGGCATGGTCAAGAG GGCGTTGCTGGGCAGCGTGAGCGACTACCTCGCCCATCACGCGTGCTGCCCCGTCCTCATCGTCAAGCCGCCCAACAAGGCGCACCACAAGTGA
- the LOC125510622 gene encoding universal stress protein YxiE-like isoform X1 codes for MWSIQAAIARHQAGLTASELVVMEESTGQAAAAASDVAPGAGGAEAAGGMKVVVAVDASEESLHALSWALDNVVRLHPGASVAVVHAQHSVDHFVYPVAAHAGLAYAPPTALDSMRRAQEENSRRAVARALDVCRQKQASATAAVVEGDPKEAICEAVEEMRADLLVLGSRGLGMVKRALLGSVSDYLAHHACCPVLIVKPPNKAHHK; via the exons ATGTGGTCGATCCAGGCAGCGATCGCTAGGCACCAAGCCGGTCTCACCGCGAGCGAGCTCGTCGTCATGGAGGAGAGCACTGGTCAGGCCGCGGCGGCGGCCAGCGACGTGGCGCCTGGGGCCGGAGGCGCGGAGGCTGCGGGCGGGATgaaggtggtggtggcggtggacgCGAGCGAGGAGAGCCTGCACGCGCTGTCGTGGGCGCTCGACAACGTCGTCCGCCTCCACCCCGGCGCGTCCGTCGCCGTCGTCCACGCCCAGCACAGCGTCGACCACTTCGTCTACCCCGTCGCCGCCCACG CAGGCCTGGCCTACGCCCCGCCGACGGCGTTGGACTCCATgcggagggcgcaggaggagaaCTCCCGGAGGGCGGTGGCCCGCGCGCTGGACGTGTGCAGGCAGAAGCAGGCGAGCGCcacggcggcggtggtggagggCGACCCCAAGGAGGCCATCTGCGAGGCCGTGGAGGAGATGCGCGCCGACCTGCTCGTCCTCGGCAGCCGCGGCCTCGGCATGGTCAAGAG GGCGTTGCTGGGCAGCGTGAGCGACTACCTCGCCCATCACGCGTGCTGCCCCGTCCTCATCGTCAAGCCGCCCAACAAGGCGCACCACAAGTGA
- the LOC125510625 gene encoding universal stress protein A-like protein isoform X1: protein MWSIEAVIARHEASLTGSERVVMEESTEAAATTSGVAPGAGGAEAAGAPGLMKVVVAVDASEESLHTLSWALDHVVRHHPGASVVVLHAQHRVDRSAYAGLAYVPPTAMDAMRRTQAENTRKAVSRALDACKQKQASATAAVVVGDAKEAICQAVEDMRADLLVLGSRGLGMVKRAFLGSVSDYLAHHARCPVLIVKPPNEARHK from the exons ATGTGGTCGATCGAGGCAGTGATCGCCAGGCACGAGGCCAGTCTCACCGGGAGCGAGCGCGTCGTCATGGAGGAGAGCACCGAGGCCGCGGCGACGACAAGCGGCGTGGCGCCTGGAGCCGGAGGCGCGGAGGCCGCCGGGGCGCCGGGCTTGATGAAGGTGGTGGTGGCCGTGGACGCGAGCGAGGAGAGCCTGCACACGCTGTCGTGGGCGCTCGACCACGTCGTCCGGCACCACCCCGGCGCGTCCGTCGTCGTCCTCCACGCCCAGCACCGCGTCGACCGCTCCGCCTATG CAGGCCTGGCCTACGTCCCGCCCACGGCGATGGACGCCATGAGGAGGACGCAGGCGGAGAACACCAGGAAGGCGGTGTCCCGCGCGCTGGACGCCTGCAAGCAGAAGCAGGCGAGCGCcacggcggcggtggtggtgggcGACGCCAAGGAGGCCATCTGCCAGGCCGTGGAGGACATGCGCGCCGACCTCCTCGTCCTCGGCAGCCGTGGCCTGGGCATGGTCAAGAG GGCGTTTTTGGGCAGCGTGAGCGACTACCTCGCCCATCACGCGCGCTGTCCCGTTCTCATCGTCAAGCCGCCCAACGAAGCGCGTCACAAGTGA
- the LOC125510625 gene encoding universal stress protein A-like protein isoform X2 has translation MWSIEAVIARHEASLTGSERVVMEESTEAAATTSGVAPGAGGAEAAGAPGLMKVVVAVDASEESLHTLSWALDHVVRHHPGASVVVLHAQHRVDRSAYGLAYVPPTAMDAMRRTQAENTRKAVSRALDACKQKQASATAAVVVGDAKEAICQAVEDMRADLLVLGSRGLGMVKRAFLGSVSDYLAHHARCPVLIVKPPNEARHK, from the exons ATGTGGTCGATCGAGGCAGTGATCGCCAGGCACGAGGCCAGTCTCACCGGGAGCGAGCGCGTCGTCATGGAGGAGAGCACCGAGGCCGCGGCGACGACAAGCGGCGTGGCGCCTGGAGCCGGAGGCGCGGAGGCCGCCGGGGCGCCGGGCTTGATGAAGGTGGTGGTGGCCGTGGACGCGAGCGAGGAGAGCCTGCACACGCTGTCGTGGGCGCTCGACCACGTCGTCCGGCACCACCCCGGCGCGTCCGTCGTCGTCCTCCACGCCCAGCACCGCGTCGACCGCTCCGCCTATG GCCTGGCCTACGTCCCGCCCACGGCGATGGACGCCATGAGGAGGACGCAGGCGGAGAACACCAGGAAGGCGGTGTCCCGCGCGCTGGACGCCTGCAAGCAGAAGCAGGCGAGCGCcacggcggcggtggtggtgggcGACGCCAAGGAGGCCATCTGCCAGGCCGTGGAGGACATGCGCGCCGACCTCCTCGTCCTCGGCAGCCGTGGCCTGGGCATGGTCAAGAG GGCGTTTTTGGGCAGCGTGAGCGACTACCTCGCCCATCACGCGCGCTGTCCCGTTCTCATCGTCAAGCCGCCCAACGAAGCGCGTCACAAGTGA